Proteins encoded in a region of the Oscillospiraceae bacterium MB24-C1 genome:
- a CDS encoding methyl-accepting chemotaxis protein has translation MLFMKRKVGKTPKAASAVIAPQSASKIKSTREANYRAAEIFKGVFQIATMISDFELRLAFLRDKIKRSAKSLSDMFSEVASSSEEISSSTSQIVDSNTELADMIENISQDAELLNQNTEKSNNILGSIKAENNEMMGFSKDMDQSVSDLLFVIHKINEAVKGINDISDKTKLLSLNASIEAARAGEAGKGFAVVAEEVRILSETTKQLTLNIDTLLEEMNNASNRSKSSVEKTIDAISRVSGSIENVSSVMATSTDATTNITNRIFEAAQTSRRISDSLNESSTALETVNNDIQNLSRSAEDLKQISGAIGEISDSVGKIETKVSDMAIASGEMVNSRLCGLSNEDFIETVESAIKAHTVWMTNVKKMAREMSVIPIQTDEHKCGFGHFYYAVKPSSEKLLALWESVEVLHHNLHKTGDIIIDAINAQDSRGAMSKTAEAEKLSVAIIEKFQQMIKITKEMSVANELVFN, from the coding sequence ATGTTATTTATGAAACGGAAAGTGGGAAAGACCCCAAAGGCGGCATCTGCCGTCATTGCACCACAGTCAGCATCTAAAATAAAGAGCACAAGGGAAGCAAACTACAGAGCGGCTGAAATTTTTAAAGGCGTTTTCCAAATCGCCACCATGATCAGCGACTTTGAACTCCGGCTGGCTTTTTTAAGGGATAAAATTAAACGCTCTGCGAAAAGTTTAAGCGATATGTTTTCTGAGGTTGCTTCTTCGTCGGAGGAGATATCCTCCTCAACCTCCCAGATTGTCGATTCAAATACAGAGCTGGCGGACATGATTGAAAATATCTCTCAGGATGCGGAGCTTCTCAACCAAAACACCGAGAAGAGCAATAATATTCTGGGTAGCATCAAAGCTGAAAACAACGAGATGATGGGTTTTTCAAAGGACATGGATCAAAGTGTCAGCGATCTGCTGTTTGTCATACATAAAATTAATGAAGCTGTCAAGGGCATTAATGATATTTCTGATAAGACCAAGCTTTTGTCGCTCAATGCGTCAATTGAAGCTGCAAGGGCTGGCGAAGCCGGCAAGGGCTTTGCCGTTGTAGCGGAAGAGGTTCGCATTTTGTCTGAGACCACAAAACAGCTGACGCTCAATATCGACACGCTGCTTGAAGAAATGAACAACGCTTCCAACAGGAGTAAGAGCAGTGTTGAAAAGACAATAGATGCTATCAGCAGGGTCAGCGGCAGCATTGAAAATGTCTCAAGTGTTATGGCGACCAGCACGGACGCGACTACCAACATCACGAACCGTATTTTCGAAGCGGCCCAAACCAGTCGACGCATCAGCGATTCACTTAATGAATCTTCGACAGCTTTAGAGACGGTCAACAACGACATACAAAACCTTTCGAGATCGGCTGAAGATTTAAAACAGATCAGCGGCGCTATCGGTGAGATTTCCGACTCGGTCGGCAAAATCGAAACCAAGGTCAGCGACATGGCCATCGCTTCTGGCGAAATGGTCAACAGCAGGCTGTGCGGCCTTTCAAACGAGGATTTCATCGAGACGGTTGAAAGCGCCATTAAAGCACACACCGTCTGGATGACCAATGTTAAAAAGATGGCACGCGAGATGTCGGTTATTCCGATTCAAACCGATGAACATAAATGCGGATTCGGCCATTTCTATTATGCGGTTAAGCCCTCTTCAGAAAAGCTGTTGGCTCTGTGGGAGAGTGTTGAAGTGCTGCACCATAATCTGCACAAAACAGGTGATATTATCATCGACGCTATCAACGCGCAAGATTCTAGGGGCGCCATGTCAAAAACGGCGGAGGCCGAAAAGCTTTCGGTCGCTATTATTGAAAAATTCCAACAGATGATTAAAATTACCAAAGAGATGAGCGTTGCAAACGAGCTTGTTTTCAACTAA
- a CDS encoding metalloregulator ArsR/SmtB family transcription factor produces MENIYEEHAKVFKAFCDEKRLRILELLRSEEKCACVLLEQLDIGQSGLSYHMKILVESGIVESRQEGKWTHYKISEKGSTYAQSLLKKLTTPNMDTDENSFCK; encoded by the coding sequence TTGGAAAACATCTACGAAGAACATGCAAAAGTTTTTAAGGCGTTTTGCGACGAAAAACGTTTAAGAATTCTCGAGCTGTTACGCAGCGAGGAAAAATGCGCCTGTGTTTTGTTGGAGCAGTTGGATATAGGACAGTCGGGACTTTCTTATCACATGAAAATTTTGGTCGAGTCAGGCATAGTAGAGAGTCGGCAGGAAGGTAAATGGACGCATTACAAAATTAGCGAAAAAGGTAGTACCTACGCCCAATCTTTGCTAAAAAAGCTGACAACACCCAACATGGATACAGATGAAAATAGTTTCTGCAAATAA
- a CDS encoding permease, with the protein MQILKMIWNFFQHQILGMKWLDELIKSGLSALGLDTSTRLFGSIAFFLYDVIKITILLCFLIFFISYIQSYFPPERSKKILGRFHGIGANCVAALLGTVTPFCSCSSIPLFIGFTSAGLPVGVTFSFLISSPMVDLGSLLLLMSIFGAKVAIIYVVVGLVIAVIGGKIIEQLHMERYVESFIMSAGSVDIESPDLTKKDRLIYAKEQMLSTFKKVFPYILVGVGIGAVIHNWIPEEWVALVLGSKNPFGVVLATLIGVPMYADIFGTIPIAEALLYKGAQLGTILSFMMAVTTLSLPSMIMLRKAVKPKLLALFITICTVGIIIVGYFFNSIQGFIV; encoded by the coding sequence ATGCAAATATTAAAAATGATCTGGAATTTCTTTCAGCACCAGATTCTCGGTATGAAATGGCTCGATGAGCTGATTAAAAGCGGACTTTCCGCTCTGGGACTTGATACGTCCACCCGTCTATTTGGGAGTATTGCATTTTTTCTCTACGATGTGATCAAAATTACGATACTGCTTTGCTTCTTGATTTTTTTCATCAGTTACATTCAAAGTTACTTCCCGCCCGAGCGCAGCAAAAAAATTCTCGGAAGATTTCACGGCATTGGCGCAAACTGTGTCGCAGCGTTGCTTGGAACGGTAACACCGTTCTGCTCCTGTTCCTCCATTCCGTTGTTTATAGGATTTACGTCGGCGGGGCTCCCGGTGGGCGTGACATTCTCCTTTTTGATTTCTTCTCCGATGGTCGATCTCGGATCGCTGCTCTTGTTAATGAGCATTTTTGGTGCAAAGGTCGCAATCATTTATGTGGTCGTCGGTCTGGTCATTGCCGTCATTGGCGGTAAGATTATTGAGCAGCTACACATGGAAAGATATGTGGAAAGCTTTATTATGTCGGCTGGGAGTGTGGACATTGAATCGCCTGATCTGACAAAAAAAGACCGACTGATATATGCAAAGGAGCAGATGCTCTCCACTTTCAAAAAGGTTTTCCCCTATATCCTGGTTGGTGTTGGCATAGGCGCTGTTATACACAACTGGATTCCGGAAGAATGGGTAGCGCTCGTACTCGGAAGTAAAAATCCTTTCGGTGTTGTTCTTGCAACCCTTATTGGTGTCCCAATGTATGCTGACATTTTTGGTACTATCCCGATTGCGGAGGCTCTTTTATACAAAGGTGCCCAGCTTGGTACCATCCTATCGTTTATGATGGCCGTTACCACATTGTCGCTGCCATCCATGATTATGCTTCGCAAGGCGGTCAAACCAAAATTGCTGGCATTGTTCATTACAATCTGCACGGTTGGAATCATTATCGTAGGTTACTTTTTCAACTCAATTCAGGGATTCATTGTATAG
- a CDS encoding thioredoxin family protein, which yields MSLFKFGKKKEETPGCCCGGNCDAKSMTQAESSKATGASVKILGSGCAKCNQLEAATKEALEQLGMDTTVDHVSDFSQISAYGVMSTPALVVDGKVVAYGKVLKTEEVVKILQKVR from the coding sequence ATGTCACTTTTTAAATTTGGAAAGAAAAAAGAAGAAACCCCCGGCTGCTGCTGCGGCGGCAATTGTGACGCCAAAAGTATGACACAAGCAGAGTCTTCAAAGGCAACAGGCGCTAGCGTGAAGATATTGGGAAGCGGGTGCGCGAAATGCAATCAGCTTGAAGCAGCGACAAAAGAGGCTCTGGAACAGCTAGGCATGGATACGACGGTCGACCATGTGTCGGATTTTTCACAGATCTCAGCTTACGGTGTGATGTCCACCCCCGCCCTTGTTGTTGACGGAAAAGTGGTCGCTTATGGCAAGGTTCTAAAAACCGAGGAAGTTGTAAAAATCCTTCAAAAAGTTAGATGA
- a CDS encoding arsenate reductase ArsC, with translation MNKVAFICVHNSCRSQIAEALGKQLAADIFESYSAGTELKDRINPDAVRLMKQVYKIDMEQSQRPKLLAELPPVDVIVTMGCNVECPFLPCERREDWGLSDPTGKSDAEFLAVIQTIEEKIKDLANSLR, from the coding sequence ATGAATAAAGTAGCGTTTATCTGTGTTCACAACTCCTGTCGAAGCCAGATTGCCGAAGCGCTGGGGAAGCAATTGGCCGCCGATATCTTTGAAAGTTATTCTGCGGGCACAGAGCTTAAAGATCGCATAAATCCAGACGCGGTTCGTCTCATGAAGCAGGTTTATAAAATTGATATGGAACAAAGCCAGCGTCCCAAGCTGCTCGCAGAGCTCCCACCAGTAGATGTAATCGTTACAATGGGATGTAATGTAGAATGTCCCTTTCTGCCTTGCGAGCGCCGTGAAGACTGGGGCCTGTCTGACCCAACGGGAAAGAGCGACGCAGAGTTTCTTGCTGTAATTCAGACGATAGAGGAAAAAATAAAAGACTTGGCGAATTCATTGAGATAA
- a CDS encoding HD domain-containing protein codes for MLKALRFQHPNAAITAIYQLLFSTTKWSYIGSMSRLILEKHSALPLKRGSFMPPSIHSAADIKNLLKKLPEQQIDHMIGVGIYAGIMAKKMNDCQMFSKRFSQRKIEQISEAAFYHDVGKVWLPREILFKSEQLTMKERLIVGQHTLLAMRLFDYMASRIVSGIPDCLIFLCCDAAVYHHEHWNGNGYPFGLCGNKIPLVARITAICDCYDRETVQEGDNHQAACHIITQGAGTRFDPALAHIFIRNNSEFAAAYSSYRNSDWF; via the coding sequence ATGTTGAAAGCGCTTCGTTTTCAACATCCCAATGCTGCGATTACCGCCATTTATCAATTGCTATTCTCTACAACAAAGTGGTCTTACATCGGGAGCATGTCACGTCTGATTCTGGAGAAGCATAGTGCATTACCTTTGAAAAGAGGGAGTTTTATGCCGCCTTCTATCCATTCTGCTGCCGATATCAAAAACCTGTTGAAAAAGCTACCGGAGCAACAGATTGATCATATGATCGGTGTCGGTATTTATGCCGGTATCATGGCTAAAAAGATGAACGATTGCCAGATGTTCTCAAAGAGGTTTAGCCAGCGGAAAATCGAACAGATCAGTGAAGCGGCCTTTTATCATGACGTTGGAAAAGTGTGGTTGCCGAGAGAAATACTTTTTAAGAGCGAGCAACTGACGATGAAAGAACGGCTGATTGTTGGCCAGCATACACTGCTTGCAATGCGGCTTTTTGATTATATGGCCAGCCGCATCGTTTCGGGCATACCCGATTGCTTGATTTTTTTGTGCTGTGACGCGGCCGTCTACCATCATGAACATTGGAATGGCAATGGCTATCCCTTTGGTCTATGCGGCAACAAGATTCCGCTTGTTGCGCGTATTACGGCCATTTGTGATTGTTACGACAGAGAAACTGTTCAGGAAGGGGACAATCACCAGGCTGCGTGTCATATTATTACGCAGGGGGCGGGGACGCGTTTTGACCCAGCTTTGGCACATATATTTATTCGTAATAACAGTGAATTTGCGGCGGCTTACAGCAGTTATAGGAATAGCGACTGGTTTTGA
- a CDS encoding ABC transporter ATP-binding protein codes for MLQVEDINVFYGSIHAIKGVSFSVNEGEIVTLIGANGAGKSTVLNTVSGLLRSKTGSIHFNGENISAVEPHKILQRGLAQVPEGRRIFLQMSVQENLEMGAYTQPSAGVAADIERVYQQFPRLKERRKQVSGTLSGGEQQMLAMGRALMSHPKLLMLDEPSMGLAPLLVEQIFEIITQLHKDGTTVLLVEQNAQMALSIADRAYVLETGKIELSGTGAELIQSDSVRRAYLGGD; via the coding sequence CTGTTGCAGGTTGAGGATATCAATGTATTTTATGGCAGCATCCATGCGATAAAGGGCGTCTCGTTTTCGGTTAACGAAGGGGAGATTGTCACACTAATCGGCGCAAACGGCGCGGGAAAATCCACCGTATTGAACACTGTTTCGGGGCTACTGCGCAGCAAAACAGGCTCAATCCATTTTAACGGTGAGAATATTTCGGCCGTTGAACCGCATAAAATTTTGCAACGAGGACTGGCACAAGTGCCTGAGGGGCGGCGCATCTTTTTGCAGATGAGCGTGCAGGAAAACCTTGAGATGGGCGCATACACCCAGCCGAGCGCTGGAGTCGCCGCCGATATTGAGCGGGTGTATCAACAATTCCCTCGCCTGAAGGAGCGCAGAAAGCAAGTCAGTGGCACCCTTTCGGGCGGTGAGCAGCAGATGTTGGCCATGGGCCGCGCGCTGATGAGCCACCCAAAGTTACTGATGCTTGATGAACCTTCTATGGGCTTGGCGCCACTATTGGTTGAACAGATTTTTGAAATTATTACACAACTGCACAAAGATGGTACGACAGTGCTGCTTGTTGAGCAGAACGCTCAGATGGCGCTTTCAATTGCTGACCGCGCCTATGTGCTTGAAACCGGCAAAATAGAGCTTTCTGGCACCGGCGCCGAGTTGATTCAAAGTGACAGTGTACGAAGAGCCTACCTCGGCGGTGATTAA
- a CDS encoding ABC transporter ATP-binding protein, with translation MVPIPSSAIIPERDIDKSPVLEAIGLGIDFGGLTAVDNFNLTIGRTEIAGLIGPNGAGKTTVFNLLTKVYQPTRGTILLDGKDTHGMNTIQVNRAGIARTFQNIRLFPTLTVEDNVKIGLHNQMKYSMWDGVLRLPRYWKEEKIVHERALELLSIFNMEDMANAKAGSLPYGAQRRLEIVRALGTNPSLLLLDEPAAGMNPSETAELMENIRKIRDTFAIAIMLIEHDMKLVMGICEGIAVLNYGKIIAKGTPAEIQANPKVIEAYLGKKKEG, from the coding sequence ATGGTACCGATACCCAGCAGCGCGATTATCCCCGAGCGGGACATCGACAAATCTCCCGTACTAGAGGCGATCGGGCTTGGTATTGACTTTGGCGGTTTGACCGCTGTGGATAACTTTAACCTGACGATTGGTCGCACCGAAATCGCAGGTCTGATCGGCCCCAACGGTGCGGGCAAGACCACGGTGTTTAACCTTTTAACCAAGGTTTATCAGCCGACGCGCGGCACTATTCTGCTCGACGGCAAGGATACCCACGGTATGAACACCATTCAGGTCAACCGCGCGGGCATCGCCAGAACATTTCAGAACATTCGCCTGTTTCCAACGCTGACCGTTGAGGACAACGTCAAGATCGGGCTGCATAACCAGATGAAATATTCGATGTGGGACGGCGTTTTACGCTTGCCGCGCTATTGGAAAGAGGAAAAGATCGTTCATGAGCGTGCACTCGAGCTGCTCTCGATCTTTAACATGGAAGACATGGCAAACGCCAAGGCGGGCAGCCTGCCCTACGGCGCGCAACGCCGCCTGGAAATTGTGCGCGCACTGGGTACAAATCCGAGCCTCTTACTGCTCGACGAACCCGCCGCAGGCATGAACCCCTCCGAAACGGCGGAGCTGATGGAGAATATCCGCAAAATTCGCGACACCTTTGCGATTGCCATCATGCTCATCGAGCATGATATGAAACTTGTTATGGGTATCTGTGAGGGCATCGCCGTGCTCAATTACGGCAAGATCATCGCCAAGGGCACGCCGGCTGAGATTCAGGCGAACCCGAAGGTCATTGAAGCCTATCTTGGCAAGAAAAAGGAGGGTTGA
- a CDS encoding branched-chain amino acid ABC transporter permease, whose amino-acid sequence MKKIKAMNKTAQNNFLNYILVTVAFIILQTLMSGGQLSSSLKGQLVPICAYIVMAVSLNLTVGILGELSLGHAGFMSVGAFTGVIVTMSLKNVIAFSPLRLVIAMLAGGIIAGLTSLLVGVPVLRLQGDYLAIVTLAFGEIVKNVVNCLYIGVDKNGLHLSMTDSASLGLADGGTVIMNGPMGAVGVTKLSTFTMGFALVIVTLIIVQNLINSRAGRAVMALRDNRIAAESLGVNITKYKLMAFSTSAVLAGMAGVLFAMNYSTVVAKKFDFNTSILVLVFVVLGGMGNIRGSIIAAAVLTVLPELLRSFSDYRMLVYAIVLVAVMLLTHGEKGRRLFEQFKEKAAAKKSVRKEGAQNG is encoded by the coding sequence ATGAAAAAAATTAAGGCAATGAATAAAACCGCCCAAAACAACTTTCTTAATTACATCCTTGTTACGGTTGCGTTTATCATTTTACAAACACTTATGTCGGGCGGGCAGCTTTCCAGTTCGCTAAAAGGCCAGCTCGTTCCAATTTGTGCCTATATTGTAATGGCGGTTTCACTCAACCTCACCGTTGGTATTCTGGGCGAACTAAGCTTGGGCCACGCTGGCTTTATGAGCGTCGGTGCTTTCACCGGCGTTATCGTAACGATGAGCCTTAAAAACGTTATTGCGTTCTCGCCGCTCCGGCTGGTAATCGCCATGCTGGCAGGCGGCATTATCGCCGGGCTGACCAGTCTACTGGTCGGTGTGCCGGTACTGCGCCTGCAGGGTGACTATCTGGCGATTGTCACGCTGGCATTTGGCGAAATTGTCAAAAATGTTGTCAACTGCCTTTATATAGGCGTGGACAAAAACGGGCTGCACCTGAGCATGACCGACTCGGCGTCTCTGGGTCTTGCCGATGGCGGAACGGTCATCATGAACGGGCCGATGGGCGCGGTGGGCGTAACCAAACTTTCGACTTTTACCATGGGCTTTGCACTGGTTATCGTCACATTGATTATTGTACAGAATCTGATCAATAGTCGTGCCGGAAGGGCGGTTATGGCGCTGCGCGACAACCGAATCGCTGCCGAATCGCTTGGCGTTAATATCACGAAATATAAGCTGATGGCCTTTTCAACCTCGGCGGTGCTGGCGGGAATGGCCGGCGTGCTGTTTGCCATGAACTACTCCACCGTGGTGGCTAAAAAGTTTGATTTTAATACCTCTATTCTTGTTCTGGTGTTTGTCGTGTTGGGCGGTATGGGCAATATCCGCGGCTCAATTATCGCTGCGGCGGTGCTTACTGTGCTGCCTGAGCTGTTGCGCAGCTTCAGTGATTACCGCATGTTGGTTTATGCCATTGTGCTTGTCGCAGTCATGCTTCTGACTCACGGCGAAAAGGGTCGCCGCCTGTTTGAACAATTTAAAGAAAAGGCGGCCGCAAAAAAATCAGTCCGCAAGGAGGGCGCGCAAAATGGCTAA
- a CDS encoding branched-chain amino acid ABC transporter permease encodes MTFLSYVVSGISLGSVYAIIALGYTMVYGIAKMLNFAHGDVIMVGAYMSFCATTYLGWPAFASVILAMVVCTVLGMTIEKLAYKPLRMAPSLAVLITAIGVSYFLQNAALLIWGSAPKSFSSVVPIKPVKLFEGGLTISGEAIVTVLSCIVIMLLLSWLTGYTKIGKAMRAVSEDKGAAQLMGINVNATISATFAIGSALAAIAGVLLCSAYPTLLPTTGAMPGIKAFTAAVFGGIGSIPGAMIGGLIMGLVEIFGKAYISTQLSDAIVFAVLIVVLLVKPTGLMGKKISEKV; translated from the coding sequence ATGACGTTTCTTTCCTATGTTGTCAGCGGAATCAGTCTGGGAAGCGTTTATGCTATTATCGCGCTGGGTTATACCATGGTTTATGGCATTGCCAAAATGCTTAACTTTGCCCACGGTGACGTGATAATGGTAGGCGCTTATATGTCTTTTTGTGCGACGACCTATCTTGGCTGGCCGGCCTTTGCCTCGGTCATATTGGCGATGGTCGTCTGTACGGTTTTGGGCATGACGATTGAAAAGCTGGCCTATAAGCCGCTGCGTATGGCACCGTCGTTGGCGGTGTTGATCACTGCGATCGGCGTCAGCTATTTTTTACAGAATGCGGCCTTGCTTATCTGGGGCTCAGCACCCAAGAGCTTTTCAAGTGTGGTGCCTATCAAGCCGGTCAAACTGTTTGAAGGCGGGCTGACCATTTCAGGCGAGGCGATTGTAACGGTGCTTTCGTGCATCGTCATCATGCTGCTTTTAAGCTGGCTGACAGGCTACACAAAAATCGGCAAAGCAATGCGCGCCGTCTCAGAGGATAAGGGTGCTGCTCAGCTGATGGGAATCAATGTAAACGCCACCATTTCCGCTACCTTTGCTATCGGCAGCGCATTAGCGGCGATTGCGGGCGTGCTACTTTGTTCGGCCTATCCGACGCTGCTGCCTACAACTGGTGCCATGCCCGGTATCAAAGCTTTTACGGCGGCGGTTTTCGGCGGCATTGGCTCGATCCCGGGTGCAATGATTGGCGGTCTGATTATGGGGTTGGTCGAAATTTTCGGAAAGGCTTATATTTCGACTCAGCTTTCAGATGCCATCGTTTTTGCCGTGCTCATTGTGGTGCTACTAGTGAAGCCCACCGGTCTGATGGGCAAAAAAATAAGTGAGAAAGTGTAG
- a CDS encoding ABC transporter substrate-binding protein: MKKIITTMVAVAMILSLGACSGGSSSSTSTPASEGSAPAASSTAAIKIGGIGPVSGPAAVYGIAARNGAQIAIDEINAKGGQQYELNYQDDEHDAEKSVNAYNKLKDWGMQVLNGTVTTSPALAVTSETYADRVFTLTPSASSTKVIEGKDNVFQICFTDPNQGVASADYLADNKLATKVAVIYNNADAYSQGIYEKFAAQAKVKNLEVVCATTFTDDTATDFSVQLTEAKNAGADLVFLPIYYTPAALILSQARSMDYSPKFFGCDGLDGILTLENFDKTLAEDVMLLTPFSADAQDDATKNFVEKYQAAYGEVPNQFAADGYDCIYAIAQACEKAGVTADMPAAEVCDKLIAEFTAMTFDGITGEGMTWQATGEVSKAPKAVIIKDGVYTGM; this comes from the coding sequence ATGAAAAAGATTATTACAACCATGGTGGCGGTTGCTATGATTCTGTCACTGGGCGCATGCTCAGGCGGTAGCAGCAGCTCTACCTCCACCCCGGCATCCGAGGGTTCTGCGCCCGCCGCTTCTTCCACTGCAGCGATTAAGATTGGCGGCATTGGCCCGGTTAGCGGCCCTGCGGCTGTCTACGGCATTGCAGCCAGAAACGGCGCACAAATTGCGATCGACGAAATCAACGCCAAGGGCGGTCAACAGTACGAGCTGAATTATCAGGACGACGAGCACGACGCTGAAAAGTCTGTCAACGCTTACAACAAGCTCAAGGACTGGGGCATGCAGGTTCTCAACGGCACTGTAACCACCTCGCCCGCGCTAGCTGTTACCTCTGAGACCTATGCCGACCGTGTATTTACGCTGACGCCCTCGGCTTCTTCTACCAAGGTTATTGAGGGGAAGGATAACGTCTTCCAGATCTGCTTCACTGACCCTAACCAGGGTGTTGCTTCGGCGGATTATCTGGCCGACAACAAGCTTGCGACCAAGGTTGCAGTTATCTACAATAACGCTGACGCTTATTCACAGGGCATCTATGAGAAATTTGCTGCTCAGGCAAAGGTAAAGAATCTTGAGGTCGTCTGCGCTACCACTTTCACCGACGACACCGCGACCGATTTCAGCGTGCAGCTGACTGAAGCTAAGAACGCGGGCGCCGACCTTGTTTTCCTGCCCATTTATTATACCCCTGCTGCGCTGATTCTCTCTCAGGCGAGAAGCATGGACTATTCGCCCAAGTTCTTCGGCTGCGACGGCCTTGACGGCATTCTGACCCTTGAAAACTTCGACAAGACTCTGGCTGAAGACGTGATGCTGCTGACGCCCTTCTCGGCCGATGCACAGGACGACGCGACCAAGAATTTTGTTGAAAAGTACCAGGCTGCATACGGCGAGGTTCCTAACCAGTTCGCGGCCGACGGCTATGACTGCATTTACGCCATTGCGCAGGCTTGCGAAAAGGCTGGTGTAACTGCCGATATGCCCGCTGCTGAGGTTTGTGACAAGCTGATCGCCGAGTTTACCGCTATGACCTTTGATGGCATTACCGGCGAAGGCATGACCTGGCAGGCCACCGGTGAGGTTTCTAAGGCGCCTAAGGCTGTTATTATCAAGGATGGCGTCTATACCGGCATGTAA
- a CDS encoding DUF2325 domain-containing protein gives MSVIIIGGNERMERLYQETCLEHGYKRAKIFTKTGGEIKKQLGAADLYILFTSTVSHKMAIAALGEAKRHNARVERCHSSSLCALRTILQNHCPKGCCGNKI, from the coding sequence ATGAGCGTAATTATTATAGGCGGAAACGAACGCATGGAAAGATTATATCAAGAAACCTGCTTAGAGCACGGCTATAAGCGTGCTAAGATTTTTACAAAGACTGGTGGAGAAATAAAAAAGCAGCTTGGCGCTGCCGATTTATATATCCTATTCACCAGCACGGTATCACATAAGATGGCTATTGCCGCTTTAGGTGAAGCAAAGCGGCACAACGCCCGTGTTGAGCGCTGTCATAGCAGCAGCTTATGTGCGCTCAGAACCATTCTACAAAATCATTGTCCGAAGGGTTGCTGTGGGAACAAAATTTGA
- a CDS encoding TlpA disulfide reductase family protein, which yields MTDKRRLAVTISVLLIMMVVSAAIYNAYKDRIDPSTGKLTRASQLKNQVPVTSTAPETLDALASKASDFTMKDAEGNDILLSSFEGKPVVLNFWTSWCSHCKAEMPRFEEAYKQYGDQVQFIMLNAVKSEKKEEDGKNYIQNSEFTFPVFYDMDGKAIPLYNIRGFPATMFIDKDGKIVERSLGELTQEKLDENIQKILPTE from the coding sequence ATGACCGACAAAAGAAGACTGGCAGTCACCATTTCCGTGCTTCTCATAATGATGGTTGTTTCCGCTGCGATTTATAACGCTTATAAAGATCGCATTGACCCATCTACAGGTAAGCTGACCCGCGCATCACAGCTGAAAAATCAGGTGCCGGTAACTTCAACCGCCCCCGAGACGCTTGACGCTTTAGCGTCAAAAGCGTCGGACTTCACCATGAAGGACGCGGAAGGAAACGACATTCTACTCTCAAGCTTTGAGGGAAAGCCGGTGGTTTTAAACTTTTGGACCTCCTGGTGCAGCCACTGCAAAGCGGAGATGCCTCGTTTTGAAGAGGCTTATAAGCAATACGGTGATCAGGTACAGTTTATTATGTTAAATGCCGTCAAGTCTGAAAAAAAAGAGGAGGATGGAAAAAACTATATTCAAAATTCCGAGTTTACCTTCCCTGTATTTTACGACATGGACGGCAAGGCAATACCCTTATATAACATTCGCGGATTCCCAGCCACAATGTTCATCGACAAGGATGGGAAAATTGTGGAAAGAAGCCTTGGCGAGCTGACCCAAGAAAAGCTAGACGAAAATATTCAGAAGATACTGCCCACAGAATAG